The following are encoded together in the Streptomyces sp. NBC_00358 genome:
- a CDS encoding M23 family metallopeptidase, with product MNDRHPSGIATAPAPASDAASALYAPYGAQEAQYGDFTAYGDHSATAFGPGTDAGVHPDTNFAGDPLFGAMPGGGDGTGSYDATQWNSGAQQPLNHDPYATQHQTAYTTGGHDTSAWANGYQQLADIPAQYPGPDASGQWDANAWIHPEQPLDGTQQWTVPTQQTGAYDATQWNSAGGQDVYQGYEHPQQESYEQRHQQAESYGQPHAEPEPYGHDLTQLDMTYEHPSEPAAQVPFDQQATSTFDQAADGGLDSDEDEFAGADAEDFADADDSHGSHDSHDAYDPYDEERERPLLDDMEEVTPARRPAPRTASRSRRRSPAKRSALLTVAVPSVCVMGVAGFAAASVGGFGGFGGDDSKDTTASASDATAVKPSAANVKLDTQLQSLSAGADDFADRASRTQERIDLKTQQATEKKKAAEAAARKERLRPKFVLPVTQRGLSAYFGQAGVNWMSVHTGIDFPVSYGTSVMAATDGTVRTQWNSAYGNMLILTAMDGTETWYCHLSSYKVPSGTTVKAGDQIAFSGNSGNSTGPHLHFEVRPAGGAAIDPLPWLRSHGLDPT from the coding sequence GTGAACGACCGTCACCCGTCGGGGATCGCGACCGCCCCGGCTCCGGCTTCCGACGCCGCATCGGCGCTCTACGCGCCCTACGGTGCGCAAGAAGCCCAGTACGGCGACTTCACCGCGTACGGCGACCACTCCGCCACGGCTTTCGGCCCCGGTACCGACGCGGGCGTCCACCCGGACACGAACTTCGCCGGGGACCCGCTCTTCGGGGCCATGCCCGGCGGGGGCGACGGCACCGGTTCGTACGACGCCACGCAGTGGAACTCCGGCGCCCAACAGCCGCTGAACCACGACCCGTACGCGACGCAGCACCAGACCGCGTACACCACCGGCGGCCACGACACGAGCGCATGGGCGAACGGGTACCAGCAGCTCGCCGACATCCCCGCGCAGTACCCGGGCCCCGACGCCTCGGGCCAGTGGGACGCGAACGCCTGGATCCATCCCGAGCAGCCGCTCGACGGGACCCAGCAGTGGACCGTTCCGACGCAGCAAACGGGCGCGTACGACGCCACGCAGTGGAACTCCGCCGGCGGCCAGGACGTGTACCAGGGGTACGAGCACCCGCAGCAGGAGTCCTACGAACAGCGGCACCAGCAGGCCGAGTCGTACGGACAGCCGCACGCGGAGCCCGAGCCGTACGGCCATGACCTCACGCAGCTCGACATGACCTACGAGCACCCCTCCGAGCCGGCGGCCCAGGTCCCCTTCGACCAGCAGGCGACGTCGACCTTCGACCAGGCGGCCGACGGTGGGCTCGACTCCGACGAGGACGAGTTCGCCGGAGCCGACGCAGAGGATTTCGCCGACGCGGACGACTCCCACGGCTCTCACGACTCCCACGACGCGTACGACCCGTACGACGAGGAGCGCGAGAGGCCGCTGCTCGACGACATGGAAGAGGTCACCCCGGCCCGGCGCCCCGCACCGCGGACCGCTTCCCGCTCCCGGCGCCGCAGCCCCGCGAAACGTTCCGCTCTGCTGACCGTGGCGGTGCCCTCGGTCTGTGTCATGGGGGTCGCGGGGTTCGCCGCCGCCTCGGTGGGCGGCTTCGGCGGCTTCGGCGGGGACGACTCGAAGGACACGACGGCCAGCGCCTCCGACGCGACCGCCGTGAAGCCGTCGGCCGCCAACGTCAAACTGGACACCCAGCTCCAGAGTCTCTCCGCGGGCGCGGACGACTTCGCCGACCGGGCGAGCCGCACGCAGGAACGTATCGACCTCAAGACCCAGCAGGCGACGGAGAAGAAGAAGGCGGCGGAGGCGGCGGCCCGCAAGGAGCGGCTGCGTCCGAAGTTCGTCCTTCCGGTGACGCAGCGGGGCCTGAGCGCCTACTTCGGCCAGGCGGGCGTCAACTGGATGTCCGTGCACACGGGCATCGACTTCCCGGTCTCCTACGGGACGTCGGTGATGGCCGCGACCGACGGGACCGTGCGGACGCAGTGGAACAGCGCGTACGGCAACATGCTGATCCTGACCGCGATGGACGGCACGGAGACGTGGTACTGCCACCTCTCCTCGTACAAGGTCCCCTCCGGCACCACGGTGAAGGCCGGTGACCAGATCGCCTTCTCCGGGAACTCCGGCAACTCGACCGGCCCGCACCTGCACTTCGAGGTCCGTCCGGCCGGTGGCGCGGCGATCGACCCGCTGCCGTGGCTGCGCAGCCACGGCCTCGACCCCACGTAA
- the pcrA gene encoding DNA helicase PcrA, producing the protein MSSLFDDSFLADLKPSGAHEDEHPPPPEDDHVPEPVPDDLFGGKFDVPPSRDAYYRDGAPRPAVDPAALLDGLNENQRAAVVHSGSPLLIVAGAGSGKTRVLTHRIAHLLGERNAHPGQILAITFTNKAAGEMKERVEALVGPRANAMWVMTFHSACVRILRRESKTLGFTSSFSIYDAADSKRLMALVCRDLDLDPKRFPPKSFSAKISNLKNELIDEEDFAAQATDGFEKTLAQAYAMYQSRLREANALDFDDLIMTTVNLLRAFPDVAEHYRRRFRHVLVDEYQDTNHAQYALVRELVGTSEHPVDVPPSEFDLPPAELCVVGDADQSIYAFRGATIRNILQFEEDYPNATTILLEQNYRSTQTILSAANAVIERNESRRPKNLWTNAGAGSNITGYVADTEHDEAQFVAEEIDRLTDAGEAKAGDVAVFYRTNAQSRVFEEIFIRVGLPYKVVGGVRFYERKEVRDVLAYLRVLSNPEDSVPMRRILNVPKRGIGDRAEAMIDALSQREKISFPAALRRVDEAYGMAARSTNAVKRFNTLMEDLRTIVESGAGPATILEAVLERTGYLAELQASTDPQDETRIENLQELAAVALEFEQETGEGETPAGLAAFLERVALVADSDQIPDEEDGNGVITLMTLHTAKGLEFPVVFLTGMEDGVFPHMRALGQVKELEEERRLAYVGITRARERLYLTRSSMRSAWGQPSYNPPSRFLEEIPATHLDWKRTGATAPMPAGPVSGVAASLSSSRSRSAASGASGFATRRGVSEKPVVSLAVGDRVTHDQFGLGTVVGVKGTGANAEATVDFGEPKPKRLLLRYAPVEKL; encoded by the coding sequence ATGAGCAGCCTCTTTGACGACAGCTTCCTGGCGGACCTCAAGCCCTCCGGGGCCCACGAGGACGAACACCCGCCGCCGCCCGAGGACGATCACGTACCGGAGCCGGTTCCGGACGATCTGTTCGGCGGGAAGTTCGACGTGCCGCCGAGCCGGGACGCGTACTACCGCGACGGCGCGCCCCGGCCCGCCGTCGACCCGGCGGCCCTGCTGGACGGGCTGAACGAGAACCAGCGCGCGGCCGTGGTGCACTCCGGCTCCCCGCTGCTCATCGTGGCCGGCGCCGGATCCGGCAAGACCCGGGTGCTCACCCACCGGATCGCGCATCTGCTCGGCGAGCGCAACGCCCACCCCGGTCAGATCCTCGCGATCACCTTCACGAACAAGGCCGCGGGCGAGATGAAGGAGCGCGTCGAGGCGCTCGTGGGCCCGCGCGCCAACGCGATGTGGGTGATGACCTTCCACAGCGCCTGTGTCCGCATCCTGCGCCGCGAGAGCAAGACGCTCGGCTTCACCTCGTCGTTCTCGATCTACGACGCCGCCGACTCCAAGCGGCTGATGGCGCTCGTCTGCCGTGATCTCGACCTCGACCCCAAGCGTTTCCCGCCGAAGTCGTTCAGCGCCAAGATCTCGAACCTGAAGAACGAGCTGATCGACGAGGAGGACTTCGCCGCTCAGGCCACCGACGGCTTCGAGAAGACCCTCGCCCAGGCGTACGCGATGTACCAGTCGCGGCTGCGCGAGGCCAACGCGCTCGACTTCGACGACCTGATCATGACCACGGTCAATCTGCTGCGCGCCTTCCCGGACGTCGCCGAGCACTACCGCCGCCGCTTCCGGCACGTCCTGGTCGACGAGTACCAGGACACCAACCACGCGCAGTACGCGCTGGTGCGGGAGCTCGTGGGGACCTCCGAGCACCCCGTGGACGTACCGCCCAGCGAGTTCGACCTGCCTCCCGCCGAACTGTGCGTCGTGGGTGACGCGGACCAGTCGATCTACGCCTTCCGGGGCGCGACGATCCGCAACATCCTCCAGTTCGAGGAGGACTACCCGAACGCGACGACGATCCTCCTGGAGCAGAACTACCGCTCCACCCAGACGATCCTGTCCGCCGCGAACGCGGTCATCGAGCGCAACGAGTCCCGCCGCCCCAAGAACCTGTGGACCAACGCGGGCGCGGGCTCGAACATCACGGGTTACGTCGCGGACACCGAGCACGACGAGGCCCAGTTCGTCGCCGAGGAGATAGACCGTCTCACCGACGCGGGCGAGGCCAAGGCCGGAGACGTCGCGGTCTTCTACCGCACGAACGCGCAGTCCCGTGTCTTCGAAGAGATCTTCATCCGCGTAGGCCTGCCCTACAAGGTCGTCGGCGGCGTCCGCTTCTACGAGCGCAAGGAGGTCCGGGACGTCCTGGCGTACCTCAGGGTGCTGTCCAACCCCGAGGACTCGGTCCCGATGCGCCGCATCCTGAACGTGCCCAAGCGCGGTATCGGCGACCGCGCCGAGGCGATGATCGACGCCCTCTCGCAGCGCGAGAAGATCAGCTTCCCGGCGGCGCTGCGCCGCGTCGACGAGGCCTACGGCATGGCCGCGCGCTCCACCAACGCGGTCAAGCGGTTCAACACGCTGATGGAGGACCTCCGTACGATCGTCGAGTCCGGCGCGGGACCCGCCACCATCCTGGAGGCCGTCCTCGAACGCACCGGTTATCTCGCCGAGTTGCAGGCCTCGACCGACCCGCAGGACGAGACCCGGATCGAGAACCTCCAGGAACTCGCCGCCGTGGCCCTGGAGTTCGAGCAGGAGACGGGTGAGGGCGAGACCCCGGCCGGACTCGCCGCGTTCCTGGAGCGGGTCGCGCTCGTCGCGGACTCCGACCAGATCCCGGACGAGGAGGACGGCAACGGCGTCATCACCCTGATGACCCTGCACACCGCCAAGGGCCTCGAATTCCCCGTGGTCTTCCTGACCGGCATGGAGGACGGCGTCTTCCCGCACATGCGCGCGCTGGGACAGGTCAAGGAGCTGGAGGAGGAGCGGCGCCTGGCGTACGTGGGCATCACGCGCGCGCGGGAGCGGCTCTACCTCACCCGGTCGTCGATGCGCAGCGCGTGGGGACAGCCCTCGTACAACCCGCCCTCCCGCTTCCTGGAGGAGATCCCGGCGACCCATCTGGACTGGAAGCGCACGGGGGCGACCGCGCCCATGCCGGCCGGTCCCGTCTCCGGTGTCGCCGCCTCCCTCTCGTCCTCGCGTTCGCGGTCCGCGGCCTCGGGTGCCTCCGGGTTCGCCACCCGCCGTGGTGTCTCCGAGAAGCCGGTGGTCTCGCTGGCCGTCGGGGACCGGGTCACGCACGACCAGTTCGGCCTCGGCACCGTCGTCGGAGTCAAGGGGACGGGCGCGAACGCGGAGGCGACGGTCGACTTCGGGGAGCCCAAGCCGAAGCGGCTGCTGCTGCGGTACGCGCCGGTGGAGAAGCTGTAA
- a CDS encoding tellurite resistance/C4-dicarboxylate transporter family protein: MRDTPDMPDTFSFRAWREGRPPAVGSAVMATGIISIGLHLTGDETLSRIALVLASVAWIGLAADFAVRLVGDREQWLRQAGTPAGLTAVAASSVLGTRFSELGWQGAAEALLALSAVLWPILLLAVVRHRRRRMEGGVFLVCVATQGLSVLGSTIATAVGSDWLAHAAMVLFWLGIVFYGVSFAHFDLWELKRGAGDQWVAGGALGISALAGSRLVAAHHVNPYLWNNDDQGVLRAATAALLVLDLVCYCVLLVTEVVWPRLRYDTRRWATVFPMGMTAVAALSVASALGVFWLKGTGHVLLWIAVAAWLVAATGAVLAVRSATRR, encoded by the coding sequence ATGCGCGATACACCGGACATGCCGGACACTTTCTCGTTCCGCGCCTGGCGGGAGGGGCGTCCGCCCGCCGTCGGGAGCGCCGTCATGGCCACCGGCATCATCTCGATCGGGCTGCACCTGACCGGTGACGAGACCCTCTCCCGGATCGCGCTGGTACTCGCGTCGGTCGCCTGGATCGGGCTCGCCGCGGACTTCGCCGTCCGGCTGGTCGGCGACCGGGAGCAGTGGCTTCGGCAGGCCGGCACCCCGGCCGGGCTCACCGCGGTCGCGGCGAGCAGCGTGCTCGGCACCCGGTTCTCCGAACTGGGGTGGCAAGGGGCGGCCGAGGCCCTGCTCGCCCTGTCGGCCGTGCTGTGGCCGATCCTGCTCCTGGCCGTCGTACGGCACCGGCGGCGGCGTATGGAGGGAGGTGTGTTCCTCGTCTGCGTGGCCACGCAGGGGCTCTCGGTCCTCGGCTCCACCATCGCCACCGCCGTGGGCTCAGACTGGCTCGCGCACGCGGCGATGGTGCTGTTCTGGCTGGGGATCGTGTTCTACGGGGTGTCGTTCGCCCACTTCGACCTCTGGGAGCTGAAGCGGGGCGCCGGGGACCAGTGGGTGGCGGGCGGGGCGCTCGGCATCTCGGCGCTGGCCGGGTCGAGACTCGTCGCCGCGCACCACGTGAACCCGTACCTGTGGAACAACGACGACCAGGGCGTCCTGCGCGCCGCGACCGCCGCGCTGCTGGTGCTGGATCTCGTCTGCTACTGCGTGCTGCTCGTCACGGAGGTGGTGTGGCCGCGCCTGCGGTACGACACACGGCGCTGGGCGACCGTCTTCCCGATGGGGATGACCGCGGTGGCGGCACTCTCGGTCGCGAGCGCCCTCGGCGTCTTCTGGCTCAAGGGGACGGGCCACGTGCTGCTGTGGATCGCGGTGGCGGCCTGGCTCGTGGCGGCCACGGGCGCCGTCCTCGCCGTCAGGTCCGCGACACGGAGGTGA
- a CDS encoding C40 family peptidase, producing MAAHRKTKQRSIGGNTARTAVTIALAGAATATGFDGVGQAAPQLSPAQVKAKVDKLYEEAESATQKYDGAKEKADRTEAHLGTLRDEAARREDRLNSAREALGSMAAAQYRSGGLDPVVQLALSDHPDQYLEGAAFAERVGTRQSAAVAGVRKQLWEIEQLRGAAHVELTSLKSRQTELKQQKRTINEKLDAARRLLARLTPEQRTQFAERGGAGGQQHVSRSSARGPVPVAPSGTSGTAVDDGGGTVAAPNSRAAAAVAYAYSKLGSPYVWGATGPDAFDCSGLAQAAYRSAGISLPRTTYSQINVGQRVTVSELRPGDLVFFYSGITHVGIYVGNGQMIHAPNPSAPVRLAPISEMPFAGAARVV from the coding sequence GTGGCAGCGCACCGCAAGACCAAGCAGCGCTCGATCGGCGGAAACACGGCCCGCACAGCAGTCACCATCGCCCTCGCGGGCGCGGCGACGGCGACCGGCTTCGACGGGGTCGGGCAGGCCGCCCCCCAGCTGTCCCCGGCGCAGGTGAAGGCCAAGGTCGACAAGCTGTACGAGGAGGCCGAGAGCGCCACCCAGAAGTACGACGGCGCCAAGGAGAAGGCCGACCGGACGGAGGCGCACCTGGGGACACTCCGCGACGAGGCCGCGCGCCGCGAGGACCGGCTCAACTCGGCGCGGGAAGCGCTGGGTTCGATGGCGGCGGCGCAGTACCGCAGCGGTGGACTCGACCCGGTGGTGCAGCTCGCGCTCTCCGACCACCCCGACCAGTACCTGGAGGGGGCCGCGTTCGCCGAACGGGTCGGCACCCGGCAGTCGGCGGCCGTCGCCGGGGTACGCAAACAGCTCTGGGAGATCGAGCAGTTGCGCGGCGCGGCGCACGTCGAGCTGACCTCGCTCAAGTCCCGGCAGACCGAACTGAAGCAGCAGAAGAGGACGATCAACGAGAAGCTCGACGCGGCCCGCCGACTGCTGGCGCGGCTCACCCCCGAGCAGCGGACCCAGTTCGCGGAGCGGGGCGGCGCGGGCGGGCAGCAGCACGTCTCACGGTCCTCGGCCCGCGGACCGGTGCCGGTGGCACCGTCCGGCACCTCCGGTACCGCCGTCGACGACGGCGGCGGCACCGTCGCGGCCCCGAACTCCCGGGCGGCGGCGGCCGTCGCCTACGCCTATTCGAAGCTCGGCAGCCCCTACGTCTGGGGCGCCACCGGACCCGACGCCTTCGACTGCTCCGGACTCGCCCAGGCCGCGTACCGTTCCGCGGGCATCTCGCTGCCCCGGACGACCTACTCCCAGATCAACGTCGGCCAGCGGGTCACCGTCTCCGAACTGCGCCCCGGCGACCTGGTGTTCTTCTACTCGGGCATCACCCACGTGGGCATCTACGTCGGCAACGGCCAGATGATCCACGCCCCGAATCCGTCGGCACCCGTACGGCTGGCCCCGATCAGCGAGATGCCCTTCGCGGGAGCGGCGCGGGTGGTGTGA
- a CDS encoding response regulator transcription factor — protein sequence MSDTNEPVESGGSAGGTPVAAASGAAAGTGPAGTEGGRRVRVVLVDDHRMFRTGVQAEIGETERTGVEVVGEAADVDQAVTVITATRPEVVLLDVHLPGGGGVEVLRRCAPLMADAEQPVRFLALSVSDAAEDVIGVIRGGARGYVTKTITGTDLVDSVFRVQDGDAVFSPRLAGFVLDAFASTDAPPVDEDMDRLTQREREVLRLIARGYAYKEIAKQLFISVKTVESHVSAVLRKLQLSNRHELTRWATARRLV from the coding sequence ATGAGCGACACGAACGAGCCTGTGGAGTCCGGCGGTTCGGCCGGCGGGACCCCCGTTGCCGCCGCGTCCGGTGCGGCCGCCGGGACGGGGCCGGCCGGAACCGAGGGCGGGCGCCGGGTGCGTGTGGTGCTCGTCGACGACCACCGCATGTTCCGTACGGGGGTGCAGGCCGAGATCGGGGAGACCGAGCGGACCGGCGTCGAGGTGGTCGGCGAGGCCGCGGACGTCGACCAGGCGGTCACCGTCATCACCGCCACCCGCCCCGAGGTCGTCCTCCTCGACGTCCACCTTCCCGGCGGCGGCGGTGTCGAAGTACTGCGCCGCTGCGCCCCGTTGATGGCCGACGCGGAGCAGCCGGTCCGTTTCCTCGCGCTGTCCGTGTCGGACGCCGCCGAGGACGTGATCGGCGTGATCCGCGGCGGCGCCCGGGGGTACGTCACCAAGACGATCACCGGCACGGACCTCGTGGACTCCGTCTTCCGCGTCCAGGACGGCGACGCGGTCTTCTCGCCGCGCCTCGCCGGGTTCGTGCTCGACGCCTTCGCCTCCACCGACGCCCCGCCCGTCGACGAGGACATGGACCGTCTCACCCAGCGCGAACGCGAGGTCCTGCGCCTCATCGCCCGGGGCTACGCGTACAAGGAGATCGCCAAGCAGCTCTTCATCTCCGTCAAGACGGTCGAGTCGCACGTATCGGCGGTCCTGCGCAAGCTCCAGCTCTCGAACCGCCACGAGCTGACCCGCTGGGCGACGGCGCGACGGCTGGTCTGA
- a CDS encoding ATP-binding protein, giving the protein MPEAAAMPVDEPRPPRKLYRSSDGRWLGGVARGLAGHLGLPVVWVRLMFVGLFMADGLGALLYAAFWFFVPLGVGGVGSGRTPAFTTETSPDGRRRLVARKPDRGQIVALLLMVVVAMVFVGNVNLGGGTKAYLWPTVLVGAGVALVWRQADNARRARWAEVGRRRRTLTLLRSAAGVLLVTAGVSGIFVLQGSAAHLGSVLQAALAVLVGIALLAGPYLIRMTQDLSEERLMRIRAQERAEVAAHVHDSVLHTLTLIQRNAENANEVRRLARAQERDLRAWLYKPEGSGKDEDEEPDTLAEAVRRHAAEVEDKHGVPIEVVVVGDCPLDDPLTAQMQAAREAMVNAAKYGGEGGAVQVYAEVEGRKVFVSVRDRGPGFDLDAIPADRMGVRESIIGRMERNGGTARLRAVPDGGTEVELEMERVEKTS; this is encoded by the coding sequence ATGCCGGAAGCCGCAGCCATGCCCGTCGACGAACCGCGGCCCCCGCGCAAGCTCTACCGCAGCAGCGACGGCCGCTGGCTCGGGGGCGTGGCGCGAGGGCTCGCGGGGCATCTCGGGCTGCCCGTGGTCTGGGTGCGGCTGATGTTCGTCGGACTGTTCATGGCGGACGGGCTCGGCGCTCTGCTGTACGCCGCGTTCTGGTTCTTCGTGCCGCTCGGCGTCGGCGGCGTCGGCTCCGGCCGTACACCGGCGTTCACCACCGAGACCTCGCCCGACGGCCGCCGCAGGCTCGTGGCCCGCAAGCCGGACAGGGGCCAGATCGTCGCCCTGCTCCTCATGGTCGTCGTGGCCATGGTGTTCGTCGGCAACGTGAATCTCGGCGGCGGCACGAAGGCGTATCTGTGGCCGACCGTCCTGGTCGGGGCGGGCGTCGCCCTGGTCTGGCGCCAGGCGGACAACGCGCGGCGGGCCCGCTGGGCGGAGGTCGGCCGCCGTCGCCGTACGCTCACGCTGCTGCGCTCGGCGGCGGGCGTCCTGCTCGTCACCGCCGGCGTCTCCGGGATATTCGTCCTGCAGGGCTCCGCGGCCCACCTCGGCTCGGTGCTCCAGGCGGCGCTCGCGGTCCTCGTCGGCATCGCGCTGCTCGCCGGCCCCTATCTGATCCGGATGACCCAGGACCTCTCCGAGGAGCGCCTGATGCGCATCCGCGCGCAGGAGCGGGCCGAAGTCGCCGCCCACGTCCACGACTCGGTGCTGCACACCCTGACCCTGATCCAGCGCAACGCGGAGAACGCGAACGAGGTGCGACGGCTGGCCCGCGCCCAGGAGCGCGATCTGCGGGCCTGGCTCTACAAGCCGGAGGGCAGCGGCAAGGACGAGGACGAGGAGCCCGACACCCTCGCCGAGGCGGTCCGCCGCCACGCCGCCGAGGTCGAGGACAAGCACGGCGTTCCCATCGAGGTCGTCGTCGTGGGCGACTGCCCGCTCGACGACCCCCTGACCGCGCAGATGCAGGCGGCGCGGGAAGCAATGGTGAACGCGGCCAAGTACGGTGGCGAGGGCGGCGCCGTACAGGTCTACGCCGAAGTCGAGGGCAGGAAGGTCTTCGTGTCCGTCCGCGACCGAGGCCCCGGCTTCGACCTCGACGCGATACCCGCCGACCGCATGGGCGTCAGAGAATCGATCATCGGCCGCATGGAGCGCAACGGTGGCACGGCGCGACTGCGCGCGGTGCCGGACGGCGGCACGGAGGTCGAGCTGGAGATGGAGAGGGTGGAGAAGACGTCATGA
- a CDS encoding PspC domain-containing protein — translation MTDQQHAAAEPDPGTAPGDEPRAHGEAARPAGPGTDSEVPRRFRRDRRQKMLGGVCAGLGRQCDMDPVIFRIVLAVLAATGGIGLIFYGFAWLFVPYDEEEENEVRKLLTGRVDGQALTAVLFALVGCGVFLSMLKNGSVLTFAVVLSLLLAGAGYWSQNRGATDPDPLAAQAVADAPPEAQAPPVPASYPSWWRDPIVKDGSHVGGTGYMWGPPETRDRDVAAALNIARGTSRPDPRPEREPKPRGPRPTGGRIFLLALLAGGLGTGLTWHDQALGTSLQTGLAAALIVFGLGIALSAFRGRTGAGTLFLAVLTAGLLAASAALPKDIDTHWVRTNWTPATAADLRPRYELGTGVGTLDLTGVDLAKGQTVKTAVQVGAGRLKVIVPKDATVRLTIEVGVGDIRLPGDDKKDVDVEPGKHQQKTLPPATDGKNSGTFDLDLQVGVGQAEVARAAS, via the coding sequence ATGACAGATCAGCAGCACGCGGCGGCGGAGCCGGACCCCGGCACCGCTCCGGGTGATGAGCCGCGCGCTCACGGGGAGGCGGCACGGCCCGCGGGCCCCGGGACCGACTCCGAGGTGCCGCGCAGGTTCCGGCGCGACCGTCGGCAGAAGATGCTGGGCGGGGTGTGCGCCGGGCTCGGCCGGCAGTGCGACATGGACCCGGTGATCTTCCGGATCGTGCTCGCGGTGCTCGCCGCGACCGGCGGCATCGGCCTCATCTTCTACGGCTTCGCCTGGCTCTTCGTCCCGTACGACGAGGAGGAGGAGAACGAGGTCCGCAAGCTGCTCACCGGTCGTGTCGACGGCCAGGCCCTGACCGCCGTGCTCTTCGCGCTGGTCGGCTGCGGAGTGTTCCTGTCCATGCTGAAGAACGGCAGCGTGCTGACGTTCGCCGTCGTCCTGTCCCTGCTGCTGGCGGGCGCGGGCTACTGGTCGCAGAACCGCGGCGCCACCGACCCGGATCCCCTCGCCGCCCAGGCCGTGGCCGATGCCCCGCCGGAGGCGCAGGCACCGCCCGTCCCCGCCTCCTATCCCTCCTGGTGGCGCGATCCGATCGTCAAGGACGGTTCGCACGTCGGCGGGACCGGATACATGTGGGGCCCGCCGGAGACCCGGGACCGTGATGTCGCCGCCGCGCTCAACATCGCCCGCGGCACCTCCCGCCCCGACCCGCGCCCGGAGCGGGAGCCGAAGCCGCGCGGCCCCCGCCCGACGGGCGGCCGGATCTTCCTGCTCGCCCTTCTCGCGGGCGGCCTCGGCACCGGACTGACCTGGCACGACCAGGCGCTCGGCACCAGCCTTCAGACCGGACTGGCAGCCGCCCTCATCGTGTTCGGCCTGGGCATCGCCCTCAGCGCCTTCCGCGGCCGGACGGGCGCGGGAACACTCTTCCTGGCCGTGCTCACCGCAGGTCTCCTCGCGGCCTCCGCGGCCCTGCCGAAGGACATCGACACACACTGGGTACGGACGAACTGGACCCCGGCGACCGCCGCCGACCTGCGGCCGCGCTACGAGCTCGGCACGGGCGTCGGCACCCTCGACCTGACCGGTGTCGACCTCGCCAAGGGGCAGACGGTGAAGACCGCCGTTCAGGTGGGAGCGGGCCGGCTGAAGGTGATCGTCCCCAAGGACGCGACCGTGCGGCTCACCATCGAGGTGGGCGTCGGCGACATCCGGTTGCCGGGTGACGACAAGAAGGACGTGGACGTGGAACCCGGGAAGCACCAGCAGAAGACCCTGCCTCCGGCGACGGACGGCAAGAACAGCGGCACCTTCGACCTCGATCTCCAGGTCGGCGTGGGCCAGGCGGAGGTGGCCCGTGCCGCGTCATGA
- a CDS encoding DoxX family protein: MTHGMRTDTHTQYLDERRDWRETATRYALLPLRLFLGVTFIYAGLDKLTNSAFMKASGPGSIGDLMHNVRNSSAIPALVDLSLKNPVGFGYAIAFGELAVGIGTLIGLLARIAALGGALISLSLWLTVSWGSDPYYYGNDLAYMMAWTPLVLAGASLFSVDSALRARRRQRAGAYR; encoded by the coding sequence ATGACTCACGGTATGCGGACGGACACTCACACCCAGTATCTGGATGAGAGGCGGGACTGGCGGGAGACCGCGACCCGCTACGCCCTGTTGCCACTGCGTCTCTTCCTCGGCGTCACCTTCATCTACGCCGGCCTCGACAAACTGACCAACAGCGCCTTCATGAAGGCCTCCGGGCCGGGCTCGATCGGCGACCTGATGCACAACGTGCGTAATTCCTCCGCCATACCGGCCCTTGTCGACCTGTCCCTGAAGAACCCCGTCGGCTTCGGGTACGCCATCGCGTTCGGTGAACTGGCCGTCGGAATCGGCACCCTGATAGGTCTGCTGGCCCGCATCGCCGCACTCGGCGGCGCACTCATCTCGCTCAGCCTGTGGCTGACGGTGAGCTGGGGCTCCGACCCGTACTACTACGGCAACGACCTCGCCTACATGATGGCCTGGACCCCCCTCGTCCTGGCGGGCGCCTCGCTCTTCTCCGTGGACTCGGCTCTACGAGCCCGGCGCAGGCAACGCGCCGGGGCCTACCGCTAG